The following coding sequences are from one Musa acuminata AAA Group cultivar baxijiao chromosome BXJ1-6, Cavendish_Baxijiao_AAA, whole genome shotgun sequence window:
- the LOC135675860 gene encoding 21 kDa protein-like: MLPNSLFFLFFFLFLPLVACTSVPPPDLAPMSPDENATEFIRARCVLTRYPDLCFTSLSSYASAVRRSPVQLARLATNVTLARLCALRAHVSALRRAGAGAPGREAAALRDCAEQLGDAADQVGRTAAELRGLEALVGMEVAWRVSNAQTWMSAALTNEDTCSDGFREMGGGGTSSIRTDVCRRVGRVIQYTSNALALVNSLVNGG; this comes from the coding sequence ATGCTTCCGAATAGccttttcttcttgttcttcttccttttccttcccctCGTGGCATGCACGTCGGTGCCGCCGCCGGACCTGGCGCCGATGAGCCCCGATGAGAACGCCACCGAGTTCATCCGCGCTCGCTGCGTCCTCACCCGTTACCCCGACCTCTGTTTCACGTCGCTCTCCTCCTACGCGTCGGCCGTCCGGCGGAGCCCCGTCCAGCTCGCCCGTCTCGCCACCAACGTCACCCTCGCCCGCCTCTGTGCCCTCCGCGCCCACGTCTCCGCCCTCCGCCGCGCCGGAGCAGGCGCGCCCGGGCGCGAGGCGGCGGCGCTGCGTGACTGCGCCGAGCAGCTGGGCGACGCCGCCGACCAGGTGGGTCGGACCGCCGCCGAGCTGAGGGGCCTGGAGGCCCTGGTTGGGATGGAGGTAGCGTGGCGAGTCTCCAACGCCCAGACGTGGATGAGCGCCGCCCTGACCAACGAGGACACATGCTCCGATGGCTTCCGCGAGATGGGCGGCGGCGGCACGAGCTCCATCAGGACCGACGTGTGCCGGCGGGTCGGGAGGGTTATTCAGTACACGAGCAACGCCCTTGCCCTCGTCAACAGCCTTGTCAACGGCGGATGA